Proteins from a single region of Apium graveolens cultivar Ventura chromosome 7, ASM990537v1, whole genome shotgun sequence:
- the LOC141673772 gene encoding uncharacterized protein LOC141673772, with protein sequence MTSQVITCNALFLEKNLELLVSFVYAHNDVVDRAPLWNYCLNLSSTTSPWCLLGDFNCVINLSEISGGREHFTPGMQAFQDCLAGCGLNRVRTVEDNFTWTNKRLLNPVFKCLDRMVANGAWFNLFTEGNVFVKPRSIMNHNALLFNEPMQLQRIGKPFQFFNYMIEVPGFHNEVAKAWSLFCTGSPYARFACKLKELKVLLRQLNKNHGNVSSNVLVARANLEELQVNMLNSEDASFLSVENNLIKALNLALAEEESLYLQKSRVK encoded by the coding sequence ATGACTAGTCAAGTTATTACCTGCAATGCATTATTTTTGGAAAAGAATCTGGAATTGTTAGTTTCTTTTGTGTACGCTCATAATGATGTGGTTGATCGAGCTCCTTTGTGGAACTACTGCTTGAATCTGAGTTCTACCACCTCTCCTTGGTGCCTCCTTGGGGATTTTAACTGTGTAATTAATCTTAGTGAAATCTCAGGGGGTCGGGAACACTTTACTCCGGGCATGCAAGCTTTTCAAGACTGTCTTGCTGGTTGTGGTTTGAACAGGGTCCGTACTGTGGAGGACAACTTTACATGGACAAATAAACGTCTCCTTAATCCGGTGTTTAAATGTTTGGACAGAATGGTGGCGAATGGCGCCTGGTTTAATCTTTTTACTGAAGGGAATGTTTTTGTTAAGCCTCGCAGCATCATGAACCACAATGCTCTCCTCTTTAACGAACCTATGCAACTTCAAAGAATTGGAAAACCTTTTCAGTTTTTTAACTACATGATTGAAGTCCCGGGCTTTCATAATGAGGTTGCTAAAGCCTGGTCACTGTTTTGCACAGGGAGCCCGTATGCTAGATTTGCTTGTAAACTCAAAGAGTTGAAGGTCCTTCTTCGTCAACTCAATAAGAACCATGGTAACGTCTCATCTAATGTTCTAGTTGCTCGAGCTAATCTTGAAGAGCTTCAGGTTAATATGCTTAACAGCGAGGATGCTTCCTTCCTTTCTGTGGAAAACAATTTGATTAAAGCTCTGAATCTAGCCTTGGCTGAGGAGGAATCTTTGTACTTGCAAAAGTCTAGGGTTAAATGA